A part of Paenibacillus sp. IHBB 10380 genomic DNA contains:
- the folD gene encoding bifunctional methylenetetrahydrofolate dehydrogenase/methenyltetrahydrofolate cyclohydrolase FolD, with protein sequence MTTTIISGKQVSDEIRGGIARVVKELAGQGVIPGLAVVLVGEDPASQVYVRNKEKACHDLGYYSEVHRLDSQTSQEELLALVDKLNAQANINGILVQLPLPSHIEEKAIINAIAVEKDVDGFHPINVGNLVIGDDSLLPCTPAGVIELIKRAGVEMSGKHAVVIGRSNIVGKPVSLLLQRENATVTMCHSRTANMAEIARQADILVVAIGRANFIDASFVKPGAVVIDVGMNRLPNGKLAGDVDFESVKEVSGPITPVPGGVGPMTITMLMQNTLIAAKRHHGLA encoded by the coding sequence ATGACAACAACAATCATTAGCGGCAAACAGGTATCTGATGAAATTCGTGGTGGTATCGCTAGGGTGGTAAAAGAACTTGCTGGACAAGGCGTTATTCCTGGGCTAGCGGTTGTATTGGTGGGTGAAGACCCTGCTTCTCAAGTCTATGTACGGAATAAAGAGAAGGCATGTCATGATTTAGGATATTACTCTGAGGTTCATCGTTTAGATTCGCAGACATCCCAAGAAGAGTTGCTGGCGCTTGTAGACAAGCTAAATGCCCAAGCTAATATTAACGGTATTTTGGTTCAACTTCCCCTCCCAAGCCACATTGAAGAAAAGGCTATTATTAATGCTATAGCTGTCGAAAAAGATGTAGATGGTTTCCATCCGATCAATGTGGGCAATCTTGTTATTGGGGACGATAGTCTTCTGCCCTGCACACCCGCAGGTGTCATTGAATTAATCAAGCGTGCTGGCGTTGAGATGTCAGGTAAACATGCAGTTGTCATTGGACGTAGTAACATTGTGGGTAAGCCGGTATCTCTATTACTACAGCGTGAGAATGCAACGGTTACAATGTGTCATTCTCGTACAGCTAATATGGCTGAAATTGCTCGCCAAGCGGATATTCTGGTTGTTGCAATCGGACGAGCTAACTTTATTGATGCAAGCTTCGTGAAGCCGGGTGCTGTTGTCATTGATGTAGGTATGAATCGTCTTCCGAACGGTAAGCTTGCCGGGGATGTTGATTTCGAGAGTGTAAAAGAAGTATCAGGCCCGATTACACCTGTACCTGGAGGCGTGGGTCCCATGACGATAACGATGTTGATGCAAAATACGCTGATAGCCGCCAAACGGCACCACGGATTGGCATAA
- the ahrC gene encoding transcriptional regulator AhrC/ArgR, which yields MKGQRHIKIREIITHQDIETQDELVENLRQAGFQVTQATVSRDIKELLLIKVPMDDGKYKYSLPTDQRYNPIQKLKRALVDNFVHIDYTNNLVVIKCLPGTANSVAVLLDNMEWNQTMGTICGDDTILMICREEEDSVFIVKQIMGFIS from the coding sequence ATGAAGGGTCAAAGACATATTAAAATACGTGAAATTATTACACATCAGGATATTGAGACACAGGATGAGCTCGTGGAAAATTTAAGGCAAGCTGGATTTCAGGTTACACAAGCAACGGTATCTCGTGATATTAAGGAACTACTGTTAATTAAAGTGCCGATGGACGATGGGAAATATAAGTATTCGCTACCTACAGATCAACGTTATAATCCCATTCAGAAGCTAAAACGAGCCCTTGTGGATAATTTCGTCCATATTGATTATACGAACAATTTGGTTGTGATCAAATGCTTACCAGGTACAGCTAATTCCGTAGCTGTTCTGCTTGATAATATGGAATGGAATCAGACGATGGGTACGATTTGTGGGGATGATACGATATTAATGATTTGTCGTGAAGAAGAGGACAGCGTGTTTATAGTGAAACAAATTATGGGGTTCATTTCATAA
- the dxs gene encoding 1-deoxy-D-xylulose-5-phosphate synthase, with translation MLLPQIKQPGQLKSLSVDELSSLAAEIRQFLIEKLSVTGGHLASNLGVVELTLALHYCYNSPKDKFLFDVGHQAYVHKILTGRMDRFDTLRKYKGLCGFVKISESEHDVWEAGHSSTSLSAAMGMALARDLKGEDNKVVALIGDGALTGGMAFEALNHIGHEQKKLMVVLNDNEMSIAPNVGAMHNYLSKLRSDRFYLRAKDEVELLLKKIPAIGGKLAKTVEKMKDSLKYMVVPGVLFEELGFTYLGPVDGHDLQKLIETFQQADNVDGPVFVHVLTTKGKGYKPAEADSYKWHGITPYKMESGQVLKSVGNPMYTDVFSQTLIELADKDSRIVAVTPAMPGGSGLVPFSLKFPERMIDVGIAEQHAATMCAALAMEGMKPVFAVYSTFMQRAYDQIVHDICRHNANVMFAIDRAGFVGADGETHQGVYDVAFMRHIPNMVIMMPKDENELRHMMLTALEYNDGPIAYRYPRINGLGVAMDETLTPIPIGTWETVREGEGYAVLASGPMVQVALEAAELLKREGISLHVVNARFMKPVDENMLHALAKSKTNMIVLEEASEAGSLGSAVLEFYSKQHIFDASVSLMGIPDLFIEHGSIKEQREETGLTAVAVCSEIHSLMALHPYEYGKSSFPS, from the coding sequence GTGCTACTTCCACAAATTAAACAGCCAGGACAATTGAAATCACTATCGGTTGATGAGCTGTCATCTCTGGCGGCCGAAATTCGTCAATTCCTGATTGAGAAGCTATCTGTCACAGGAGGGCATCTCGCATCAAATTTGGGAGTGGTGGAACTCACCCTTGCCTTGCATTATTGTTATAACAGTCCAAAGGATAAGTTTTTATTTGATGTAGGACATCAAGCGTATGTTCACAAAATACTGACAGGTCGTATGGATCGTTTCGATACATTGCGTAAATATAAAGGGTTATGTGGATTCGTGAAAATATCCGAGAGTGAACATGACGTCTGGGAAGCGGGTCACAGTAGTACCTCATTATCAGCTGCCATGGGGATGGCTCTAGCGAGAGATCTTAAGGGCGAAGATAATAAAGTTGTTGCTTTAATCGGAGATGGCGCCTTAACAGGTGGTATGGCTTTTGAGGCTCTTAATCATATTGGTCATGAGCAAAAGAAGCTGATGGTCGTTCTTAACGATAATGAAATGTCTATAGCGCCGAATGTGGGTGCAATGCATAATTATCTGAGTAAACTACGGTCAGATCGTTTTTATTTGCGGGCTAAGGATGAAGTTGAGTTGTTGCTCAAGAAAATCCCTGCTATAGGTGGTAAGTTAGCTAAGACAGTAGAGAAGATGAAGGATAGTCTGAAATATATGGTTGTGCCTGGTGTTCTGTTTGAAGAACTTGGTTTCACTTATCTGGGACCTGTGGATGGTCATGATCTTCAGAAATTAATTGAAACGTTCCAACAGGCGGATAATGTAGACGGCCCTGTATTTGTTCATGTATTGACAACAAAGGGTAAAGGCTATAAGCCAGCTGAAGCAGATTCGTATAAATGGCATGGCATTACTCCTTATAAGATGGAGTCCGGTCAAGTTCTGAAATCAGTGGGTAACCCCATGTATACTGACGTGTTCTCTCAAACGTTAATTGAGCTTGCAGACAAGGATTCAAGAATTGTCGCGGTCACACCTGCTATGCCTGGAGGATCAGGATTGGTTCCCTTTAGTCTCAAGTTCCCTGAGCGTATGATTGATGTTGGGATCGCAGAACAACATGCAGCAACGATGTGTGCTGCATTGGCAATGGAGGGTATGAAGCCTGTATTTGCAGTGTATTCTACATTTATGCAGCGTGCGTATGATCAGATTGTCCATGATATATGTCGCCATAACGCCAATGTCATGTTTGCGATTGACCGTGCTGGCTTCGTCGGGGCAGATGGAGAGACACATCAGGGTGTGTATGATGTAGCTTTTATGCGCCATATCCCAAATATGGTCATCATGATGCCTAAGGATGAGAATGAGCTTCGCCATATGATGCTTACGGCTCTAGAATACAATGATGGACCGATTGCGTACCGATATCCTCGTATTAATGGTCTTGGAGTAGCTATGGATGAGACGTTGACCCCTATTCCAATTGGGACATGGGAGACGGTACGAGAAGGTGAAGGATACGCAGTACTTGCTTCGGGTCCAATGGTTCAGGTAGCTTTAGAAGCAGCGGAACTGTTGAAGCGTGAAGGTATATCATTACATGTGGTTAATGCTCGTTTCATGAAGCCTGTTGATGAGAATATGCTGCATGCACTCGCCAAATCCAAAACAAACATGATTGTACTGGAAGAAGCAAGTGAAGCAGGTAGTTTAGGCAGTGCGGTATTAGAGTTCTATAGTAAACAGCATATATTTGACGCTTCGGTATCCTTAATGGGTATTCCTGACTTATTTATAGAGCACGGAAGTATCAAGGAACAACGTGAGGAAACGGGACTGACTGCTGTAGCAGTATGCTCTGAGATTCATAGCCTCATGGCGCTTCATCCATACGAATATGGCAAAAGTAGCTTTCCGTCATAA
- a CDS encoding DUF2273 domain-containing protein — MFWKEMWESHRGRVVGVAGGILFGFIYLIAGFWNMLFFALLVFIGYTFGKRKDLSQGALVHWREIGQWLSSGWRPFK; from the coding sequence ATGTTTTGGAAAGAAATGTGGGAGAGTCACAGGGGACGAGTCGTTGGCGTCGCCGGTGGTATTTTATTCGGTTTTATATATTTGATAGCTGGCTTTTGGAATATGTTGTTCTTTGCATTGCTTGTGTTCATTGGATATACCTTCGGGAAGAGGAAAGACCTGAGTCAAGGAGCTCTCGTACATTGGAGAGAAATTGGACAATGGTTGTCTTCAGGTTGGCGTCCATTTAAGTGA
- the xseA gene encoding exodeoxyribonuclease VII large subunit codes for MEQQKVLSIKDLNRYIRMKLDSDVVLSDVWIRGEISNFTHHASGHMYFTLKDESSRIRAIMFGSHNQKLPFIPKEGAMVIARGNVTVYERDGQYQFYANHMQPDGIGSLYLAYEQLKKKLEDEGLFASEHKQPLPAYPKTIGVITSPTGAAVRDIMITLQRRYPQVNIILYPVLVQGKGAAPSIVKAITAMNKLAEADVLIVGRGGGSLEELWAFNEEIVAKAMYRSKIPIISAVGHETDFTIADFVCDLRAATPTAAAELAVPVASEIHNQIQQRERQLRQALRQRVQRYRERLSSLQRSSVLVYPKRSVLQHAERLDRLHQQFTRSMQSRLKLNREQQSRVHHSLLRFNPKDQIAAAKKNGESSHRQLQLAMQSIIKNNQSQLISAMRQLDALSPLKVMSRGYSLVYDEQEQQLIKSVKDVQLGDLMKIKVNDGQLDCQVWAIKEEEQGHGEGKGN; via the coding sequence ATGGAACAGCAAAAAGTATTATCCATTAAAGATTTGAATCGCTATATCCGGATGAAGCTAGATTCGGATGTGGTGTTATCTGATGTGTGGATTCGGGGTGAAATATCTAATTTCACTCACCACGCAAGCGGACATATGTATTTCACACTTAAAGACGAGAGTAGCCGAATTCGTGCAATTATGTTTGGTTCACACAACCAAAAGCTTCCCTTCATACCTAAAGAAGGGGCAATGGTTATTGCAAGAGGAAATGTTACCGTCTATGAGCGTGATGGGCAGTATCAATTCTATGCCAACCATATGCAACCCGATGGTATAGGAAGTCTCTATCTCGCTTATGAGCAACTTAAGAAAAAGCTAGAGGATGAAGGTTTGTTTGCATCTGAACATAAGCAACCTCTTCCAGCCTATCCTAAGACCATTGGCGTCATTACATCACCAACCGGTGCTGCTGTGCGTGATATTATGATTACTTTGCAACGTCGATATCCGCAGGTGAATATCATTCTTTATCCAGTGTTAGTACAAGGCAAAGGTGCTGCGCCCTCTATTGTGAAGGCAATCACGGCCATGAATAAATTAGCAGAAGCTGATGTGTTAATCGTGGGTAGAGGTGGCGGCTCCTTAGAAGAATTATGGGCTTTTAATGAGGAAATTGTGGCAAAAGCGATGTATCGATCAAAAATTCCGATTATATCAGCTGTGGGTCATGAGACGGACTTTACGATTGCGGACTTCGTATGTGACCTTCGAGCGGCGACGCCGACGGCTGCTGCTGAGCTGGCTGTACCCGTTGCATCTGAGATTCATAATCAGATACAGCAACGTGAACGCCAATTGAGACAAGCTCTTAGACAGCGCGTTCAGCGTTATCGTGAACGTCTTAGTTCATTGCAGCGCTCCTCTGTTCTTGTATATCCGAAGAGATCCGTGCTACAGCATGCTGAGCGCTTGGATAGATTACACCAGCAATTTACTCGTTCGATGCAGTCACGGTTGAAACTTAATCGTGAACAACAATCGCGAGTTCATCATAGCCTCCTACGATTCAACCCGAAGGATCAAATTGCTGCGGCAAAGAAGAATGGAGAGTCAAGCCATCGTCAGCTTCAATTGGCTATGCAATCTATTATCAAGAATAATCAGTCGCAATTAATATCAGCTATGAGACAGCTTGATGCTTTGAGTCCTCTAAAGGTTATGTCTAGAGGATATAGTCTTGTCTATGATGAACAGGAACAACAATTAATTAAATCCGTCAAGGATGTACAACTTGGAGATTTGATGAAGATAAAAGTAAACGATGGACAACTTGACTGTCAGGTGTGGGCGATAAAGGAGGAAGAGCAAGGTCATGGCGAAGGCAAAGGAAATTGA
- the amaP gene encoding alkaline shock response membrane anchor protein AmaP yields MAKLLDRLLLFLYSLIVAVLSVLAILLLSGVAPFNEIDADNQTVFTTSIIVLAVLFLLSVRFFYISIRRDRNAVPSIDQRTEYGEIQISVETIENLCLKAASKVRGVRDLKARVKVTQSGIDITIRAVVEGDLSIPVMTSDVQKQVHDYLQETTGIPVANVSVYIANVAQAAPSFKSRVE; encoded by the coding sequence GTGGCCAAATTATTGGACAGACTCTTGCTATTTTTATATAGTTTGATTGTCGCTGTACTATCTGTATTAGCCATCCTCCTACTAAGTGGCGTTGCGCCATTTAATGAGATTGATGCTGATAATCAGACCGTTTTTACTACCTCGATTATAGTGTTGGCTGTTCTATTCCTACTTAGTGTTCGATTCTTCTATATTTCTATTCGTCGTGATCGTAACGCTGTTCCTTCTATTGATCAACGTACTGAATATGGTGAGATTCAAATCTCAGTTGAGACCATTGAGAATCTATGCTTAAAGGCAGCCTCCAAAGTACGAGGAGTTCGCGATCTGAAAGCGCGAGTTAAAGTAACGCAATCAGGAATTGACATTACCATCCGTGCGGTTGTGGAGGGAGATCTTTCAATTCCGGTCATGACTTCTGATGTTCAGAAGCAGGTCCATGATTATCTACAAGAAACTACAGGTATTCCTGTAGCGAACGTCTCTGTATATATTGCGAATGTTGCACAGGCAGCACCAAGTTTTAAGAGTAGAGTAGAATAG
- a CDS encoding TlyA family RNA methyltransferase, which produces MEKERIDVLLVEQGLYDSREKAKAAIMAGLVFAAEERIEKPGMKVPRDVEIRVKGAVHPYVGRGGLKLKKALTSFAIEMDDVVMLDIGSSTGGFTDCALQHGAKHVYAIDVGYNQLDWSLRNDERVTVMERTNFRYVTPQNLQGPVPNFASIDVSFISLRIILPPLIALLDKPAHVVALIKPQFEAGRDKVGKSGVVRDSAVHRDVLMTVLNFAQELGFRLQGLTFSPITGGEGNIEFLAHWGLDTNDEASLPKDSQNFKDLVEGVVKDATYTFKGNSSK; this is translated from the coding sequence ATGGAAAAAGAACGAATTGATGTCCTGCTTGTGGAACAGGGGCTCTATGATAGCCGGGAAAAAGCCAAAGCAGCCATTATGGCAGGGCTTGTGTTTGCTGCCGAAGAGCGGATTGAGAAACCGGGGATGAAGGTTCCAAGAGATGTTGAGATTAGAGTCAAAGGCGCAGTTCATCCTTACGTAGGTCGTGGAGGCTTGAAGTTAAAAAAAGCGCTGACTTCTTTTGCAATTGAGATGGATGATGTTGTTATGCTGGATATAGGCTCATCTACTGGCGGATTCACAGATTGTGCACTTCAACATGGTGCCAAGCATGTTTATGCCATTGATGTAGGATACAATCAATTAGATTGGTCTCTACGTAATGACGAGCGTGTGACGGTCATGGAAAGAACAAACTTTCGTTATGTAACGCCGCAAAATCTGCAGGGACCTGTACCGAATTTTGCGAGTATAGATGTTTCGTTCATATCGCTTAGAATTATTTTACCACCTCTTATCGCGCTCTTGGATAAACCTGCTCATGTCGTAGCTTTGATTAAGCCGCAATTTGAAGCTGGAAGAGATAAAGTTGGTAAATCGGGTGTGGTCCGTGATTCAGCAGTACATCGTGATGTATTGATGACGGTACTGAATTTTGCGCAGGAGTTAGGTTTCCGTCTTCAGGGGCTAACGTTCTCCCCAATTACCGGTGGAGAAGGAAACATTGAGTTTCTTGCCCACTGGGGACTGGATACGAATGATGAAGCATCTCTCCCCAAGGATAGTCAGAATTTCAAAGACCTTGTTGAGGGTGTCGTTAAAGATGCAACATACACGTTTAAAGGAAACTCATCTAAGTAG
- the nusB gene encoding transcription antitermination factor NusB has translation MKRRIAREIVVQSLYQMEMNLVDSEIAVSTLLEEASEENETDRVIKDEIKLKEYVLGLVNGTWTHKVAIDELLGHYLVGWQISRLSRVDRQVLRLATFEMVYEDDVPAKVVVNEAIDLAKHFGTEDSGKFVNGVLGNMIKDLERLKEQRH, from the coding sequence ATGAAAAGACGTATAGCAAGAGAGATCGTGGTACAAAGTTTGTACCAAATGGAAATGAACCTGGTGGATAGTGAAATTGCTGTGTCAACGTTGCTTGAAGAAGCTTCAGAAGAGAATGAGACAGATCGTGTCATTAAAGATGAGATTAAGTTGAAGGAATATGTCTTGGGGCTTGTGAATGGAACATGGACCCACAAAGTCGCCATAGATGAATTGTTGGGTCATTATCTGGTCGGATGGCAAATCAGTCGGTTGTCACGTGTTGATCGCCAAGTGCTTCGATTAGCTACTTTTGAGATGGTATATGAAGATGATGTACCGGCTAAAGTGGTTGTCAATGAGGCTATTGATCTTGCTAAGCATTTCGGTACCGAAGATTCCGGTAAATTTGTTAATGGTGTGCTAGGAAACATGATTAAAGATTTGGAGAGACTTAAAGAGCAACGTCATTAA
- the recN gene encoding DNA repair protein RecN, whose product MLVTLAIRNLAVVEAVDVHFYPGFHVLTGETGAGKSIIIDALGLLAGGRGSADLIRYDCDKAEIEALFELGQGHPVWDALVRIGIEGNHDEHLVIRREITATGKSTSRINGQLVNLSMLREVGELLVNIHGQHEHQSLLKPDRHLHLLDTYGEHIIGSIKQQYKEKYSAFAKVEKELRELQSTSQKAYQMLDLYRFQLEEISSAQLKLEEDEWLAEERVKLSSSEKMMDSVSGSYDILYGQSGISSISTAISVLKDVAGFDEKGLKPILDQLQTAYFQLEDVTFQLRDYRENIEFNPERLEEIEQRLDMIITLKRKYGDSIEQILSYYENIKQESDLLEHKDERLEELQKQRDGMLASLLQSAHELSEARKQCSADLAAQVEGELKDLQMERTSLQVKLELLEDPRGYDVAGHKVRLTKQGIDNVEFMISPNPGEPLRPLGKIASGGELSRIMLAMKSIFARHDRIPVLIFDEVDTGVSGRAAQSIAEKLFKLSDSCQVFSITHLPQVACMADHQYLIEKNITNGRTMTRVESLSEQGRIEELARMLGGVEITEKTLHHAQEMLKLAEARKAVR is encoded by the coding sequence ATGCTTGTAACATTAGCTATTCGAAATCTAGCAGTCGTAGAAGCTGTCGATGTACATTTTTATCCCGGTTTTCACGTTCTTACGGGAGAAACGGGTGCAGGTAAGTCGATTATAATCGATGCACTGGGACTGCTGGCTGGTGGCAGGGGTTCCGCTGATTTAATCCGCTATGACTGTGACAAAGCTGAAATTGAGGCTTTGTTTGAACTGGGGCAGGGACATCCAGTGTGGGATGCGTTAGTTAGAATTGGTATTGAAGGTAATCATGATGAACATTTAGTGATCAGACGCGAAATTACAGCTACAGGCAAAAGTACATCACGTATTAATGGACAACTTGTTAATTTAAGCATGCTACGTGAGGTTGGTGAATTGTTAGTCAACATTCATGGTCAGCATGAACATCAAAGCTTGCTTAAACCGGATCGGCATCTTCATTTGCTTGATACCTATGGAGAGCACATTATAGGATCGATTAAACAGCAATACAAGGAGAAGTATTCGGCTTTTGCTAAAGTGGAGAAAGAACTAAGGGAACTGCAAAGCACAAGTCAAAAAGCATATCAAATGTTAGATTTGTATCGTTTTCAACTTGAAGAAATTTCATCAGCGCAATTAAAATTGGAAGAAGATGAATGGTTAGCCGAAGAAAGGGTGAAGCTATCCTCTAGTGAGAAAATGATGGACTCCGTTTCAGGATCATACGACATTTTGTATGGTCAAAGTGGAATCAGTTCGATAAGTACAGCTATTTCTGTTCTGAAGGATGTTGCTGGGTTTGATGAAAAAGGACTTAAGCCTATTCTAGATCAGTTACAGACCGCTTATTTTCAGTTGGAGGATGTAACGTTTCAATTAAGGGATTATCGAGAGAACATTGAATTTAACCCTGAACGCTTAGAAGAGATCGAGCAAAGACTAGATATGATCATTACACTAAAGCGGAAATATGGTGATAGTATTGAACAAATTCTATCTTATTATGAGAACATTAAGCAGGAAAGTGATCTGCTCGAACATAAAGATGAGCGTTTGGAAGAACTACAGAAACAGCGGGATGGGATGCTGGCAAGTTTACTTCAATCTGCACATGAACTGAGTGAAGCACGGAAACAGTGTTCGGCTGATCTAGCTGCACAAGTAGAAGGGGAATTAAAGGACCTTCAAATGGAACGAACTTCATTACAAGTCAAGCTCGAATTACTCGAAGATCCTAGGGGATATGATGTAGCTGGGCATAAGGTGAGATTAACGAAGCAAGGTATTGATAATGTTGAATTCATGATATCCCCGAACCCTGGCGAACCTTTAAGACCGCTCGGGAAAATTGCATCTGGTGGGGAGTTATCAAGAATCATGCTGGCTATGAAGAGCATATTTGCGCGTCACGATCGTATACCTGTCCTTATCTTCGATGAAGTGGATACAGGGGTAAGTGGCAGAGCCGCGCAATCGATTGCTGAGAAGCTGTTCAAATTGTCGGACTCCTGCCAAGTTTTCTCGATAACTCACTTACCACAAGTGGCTTGTATGGCGGATCATCAATATTTAATTGAGAAGAATATCACGAATGGTCGCACAATGACCCGTGTAGAATCTTTATCTGAGCAGGGAAGAATTGAAGAACTCGCACGTATGCTTGGCGGGGTAGAAATTACTGAAAAGACACTCCATCATGCCCAAGAAATGTTGAAGCTGGCAGAGGCGAGAAAAGCTGTCAGATGA
- the xseB gene encoding exodeoxyribonuclease VII small subunit, with product MAKAKEIELNFEDAMNQLEEIVGELEHGDVPLEKAIELFQKGMGLSQLCSKKLEQVEHKIEMIVEEDGELRKKPFGAPVDGGEALE from the coding sequence ATGGCGAAGGCAAAGGAAATTGAGCTTAATTTCGAGGACGCAATGAATCAGTTAGAAGAAATTGTGGGTGAGCTTGAGCACGGAGATGTCCCTTTAGAGAAGGCTATTGAATTATTTCAAAAGGGGATGGGTCTATCCCAGCTATGCAGCAAGAAGTTGGAGCAGGTAGAGCACAAAATTGAAATGATCGTAGAAGAAGATGGCGAGCTTCGGAAGAAGCCTTTCGGAGCTCCAGTTGACGGGGGTGAAGCCCTTGAGTAA
- a CDS encoding polyprenyl synthetase family protein: MASFGRSLSELQLTGVKPLSNQPSFEQYIAEVGDKVTSALSDIIPSQWDVPTTLKESMTYSLLAGGKKLRPLLVIAACEALGGNKEAALEAACSVEMVHTYSLIHDDLPAMDNDDYRRGKLTNHKIYGEAMAILAGDGLLTHAFYMLVKISRKHGIPADQVLSIVEDLSEMSGPRGMVGGQVADMQGEQGLTDLSQLEYIHLHKTSDLIIFSLLAGGRIAGADEAKLEALRLFGHHIGLAFQIQDDILDLIGDESKLGKKVQSDVKQEKVTYPYFIGLDASKEQVEQLTNQAKKTISEAGFDNPQRLLEIADYLMNRDH; encoded by the coding sequence ATGGCGAGCTTCGGAAGAAGCCTTTCGGAGCTCCAGTTGACGGGGGTGAAGCCCTTGAGTAATCAGCCTTCTTTTGAACAATATATTGCTGAAGTCGGTGATAAGGTCACTTCCGCATTGTCTGATATCATTCCATCTCAGTGGGATGTTCCAACGACGTTGAAGGAATCTATGACTTACTCGCTTCTTGCGGGTGGAAAGAAGTTGCGGCCCCTCCTTGTGATTGCGGCTTGTGAAGCTCTTGGAGGAAATAAGGAAGCTGCCCTTGAGGCGGCTTGTTCCGTTGAAATGGTACATACGTATTCATTGATTCATGATGATTTACCCGCAATGGATAATGATGATTATCGCCGTGGTAAGCTGACGAATCATAAAATTTATGGTGAAGCTATGGCTATTCTGGCAGGGGATGGTCTTTTAACTCACGCATTTTATATGTTAGTTAAGATCTCTCGCAAGCATGGTATACCTGCGGATCAAGTGTTATCTATTGTAGAAGATTTATCCGAAATGTCAGGTCCACGAGGTATGGTGGGCGGACAAGTTGCTGACATGCAAGGAGAACAAGGACTCACTGACTTATCTCAACTGGAATACATTCATCTTCACAAAACAAGTGATCTGATTATTTTCTCATTACTTGCTGGGGGCCGTATTGCTGGAGCGGATGAAGCTAAGCTTGAAGCACTGCGTCTATTTGGTCATCACATTGGACTGGCTTTCCAGATTCAAGATGATATATTAGACCTGATCGGAGACGAGAGCAAGCTTGGCAAGAAGGTTCAGAGTGATGTTAAACAGGAGAAGGTGACCTATCCTTATTTCATCGGATTAGACGCTTCCAAAGAACAAGTAGAACAATTGACGAATCAAGCGAAAAAAACGATTTCTGAAGCTGGATTTGATAATCCCCAGCGGTTACTTGAAATTGCTGATTACCTGATGAATAGAGACCACTAA